In Candidatus Rokuibacteriota bacterium, a single window of DNA contains:
- a CDS encoding IclR family transcriptional regulator: MITSNTVRTVRSVDRAIDALEAVARSPVPLTLAQLVETLEVPKSTTLNIARTLVRRRLLDFDGSSKTYRIGYFLAGLASAMPQGGDLRSLAKPYLERLALDTREVVYLGMLEGNEIVFIEKIESSQPIRYIAQVGTRRPLHCTAGGKMCLAMQPDTYIQRYIAEVGLEKYTAHTITTPAALRRNLQEIRRRGYAVSNGEFLEDLTGLSVPILHPGQAAADRHALVVAGPSFRVRKRARNILALMKKAAAGVAEEAGLFGATVTKGAAQ; the protein is encoded by the coding sequence ATGATCACCAGCAACACTGTCCGAACCGTCCGCTCCGTCGATCGTGCGATCGACGCGCTGGAAGCGGTGGCGCGCAGCCCCGTGCCGTTGACGCTGGCGCAGCTGGTCGAGACCCTGGAGGTGCCGAAGAGCACGACCCTCAACATCGCGCGCACGCTCGTGCGCCGCCGGCTGCTCGACTTCGATGGTTCGTCGAAGACCTACCGTATCGGGTACTTCCTCGCCGGCCTCGCGTCCGCCATGCCGCAGGGCGGCGATCTGCGCAGCCTCGCCAAGCCGTACCTCGAACGCCTGGCGCTGGACACGCGGGAGGTCGTGTACCTCGGCATGCTCGAGGGCAACGAGATCGTTTTTATCGAGAAGATCGAGTCGTCACAGCCCATCCGCTACATCGCGCAGGTCGGCACCCGGCGTCCCCTGCACTGTACGGCGGGCGGCAAGATGTGCCTGGCGATGCAGCCGGATACCTACATACAGCGGTACATCGCCGAGGTCGGTCTCGAGAAGTACACCGCCCACACAATTACGACGCCCGCGGCGCTACGGCGCAACCTGCAGGAGATCCGCCGGCGCGGCTACGCGGTCAGCAACGGCGAGTTCCTCGAGGATCTCACGGGCCTCTCCGTGCCGATCCTTCACCCTGGGCAGGCAGCCGCCGATCGGCACGCGCTTGTGGTGGCCGGTCCATCCTTCCGCGTTCGCAAGCGCGCCCGAAACATCCTTGCGCTCATGAAGAAGGCCGCCGCCGGGGTGGCCGAGGAAGCCGGCCTATTCGGCGCGACGGTGACGAAAGGAGCCGCACAGTGA
- a CDS encoding MaoC family dehydratase — translation MSDLRRRAIRGLKAGDTFEITRTFTREDTVAFGALTRDYNPVHYEPRFAQDKGFSGIVCHGLLTGSMICEVGGQIAWLATGMSFRFRRPVYPGDTIACRLVISEVDERGRARAAATFTNQHGEQVATAGLTGYFPTGRAREILADMVAEGDPTNAI, via the coding sequence ATGTCGGACCTAAGACGCAGAGCTATCCGAGGCCTGAAGGCCGGAGACACCTTCGAGATTACGCGCACGTTCACCCGTGAGGACACTGTCGCGTTCGGTGCGTTGACTCGGGACTACAATCCCGTGCACTACGAGCCTCGATTCGCTCAGGACAAGGGTTTCTCCGGGATCGTCTGCCACGGCCTTCTGACCGGGAGCATGATCTGCGAAGTGGGCGGGCAGATCGCCTGGCTCGCGACGGGCATGAGCTTCCGTTTCCGCCGCCCCGTGTACCCGGGAGATACTATTGCTTGCCGTCTAGTCATCAGCGAGGTTGACGAACGGGGAAGGGCGCGGGCCGCAGCCACATTTACCAACCAGCACGGCGAGCAGGTCGCGACCGCGGGGTTGACCGGGTATTTCCCCACCGGCCGGGCCCGCGAGATCCTCGCCGATATGGTGGCCGAAGGGGACCCGACCAATGCGATCTGA